AGTTCATTTATATTAACATCTCCGATGCCGTCGCCATAAGTAAGCATGAATGTTTCATTATTTACATATTTTTCTATTTTTTTAATTCTTCCTCCCGTCATTGTATTTTGGCCTGTATCAACTAAGGTTATTTTCCATTTTTCGGCGTGTGAATTGTGAATTTCCATTTTATTTTTTTCTAAATCAATTGTCAAATCGGATTGATGCAAAAAATAATTTGAAAAATATTCTTTAATTAAATATCCTTTGTAACCAAGACAAATAATAAATTCATTAAATCCATAATGGGAATAGATTTTCATTATGTGCCACAATATAGGTTTGCCGCCTATTTCAACCATTGGTTTTGGTTTAAGGTCTGTTTCTTCACTAAGACGAGTTCCATAGCCACCTGCTAATATTACTACTTTCATATCCTTAAAAATTAGACTTTAATTTATATTAATGAAGCATAAATTATACTTTAATATTAAAGCTTCAAAGTTTCGGAAAATTAATAACATCCTTAACTATAAACGAATTTTGAAATTCTGTTTCAATAGTTTTTAAAAACCTTTCGGCATCAAGGCGGGTACGAAAATCACCAACCCTTATTTTGAAATAAGGTTGCTGAAAAAGCAGGTATGCCTGAGTATCAGGATATTTATTTAAAAAATCATGTTTTACCTTTTCTGCTTTATTTCTTGCGTTATTTCCGGAATCAAAAAAGATTTGTATTCTGTAACCGTTAATTCCCTTAGAATGTTCATTGAAATTGATATGTAATTTTACAAGTTCATCTATTTTTGAATCCTGAATAATTTCAACATTTCCTTCATTTTGGGAATAAAGTTTTAAAAAACAAAAAAGAATAAAAATAAAAACCGTTAAATGTTTCATTCGGTAATTTGAAGATTAATATTTAAATACATTAAGTTTTCCTTTTTCTTCAGGTCGGATTGTTATTATCGGAATATTACTACGATTAACCATTTGCTGCGCATAAGTACCCAGAAGTATATTTTGAGTTGAGGTTTCCTGTTCAGTCATAATAACAATAAGTTCGGCTTTTACCAGTTCTGAATAGTCCATAGTAATTTTTGCAATATTGCTTCCTGTAATCATTTTTGTTTGAAATTGCAGTTTTCTGTTATTTATGTACGTTGAAACCTGCGTGAGGTATGCATTAAGTAATTTAGTGGTTTCTGCTGAAGTTGAATTTGAAACACAAAGAACATGAAGTTCAGCTTTGAATAATTCAGCCAAATCACAGGCAAACGGAACTTTTTGACGTGATTCTTCACTTGTATCTATCGGAAGAACTATTTTTGTTATTGAACTCGGACAAATACCTTTCCTTATTGTCAAAACAGGACACTCTGAAGCAGATACAATTCTGAAAGCATTGCTTCCCATAAAAAATTCCTCAAACCCTGATGCTCCGTGTGTGGTACAAACTATCATATAAGCATCGTTATACTTTGCCTGATTTACAACTTCTTCATAAATACTTCCTTTACGTATTTTGTAATTCAGCTTACAGCCGGCTTTAAGTTTACTTTTAAATTTATCTATTATTTCTTCAAATTGTGCTTCTGCCCATTCCAGTTCTTCTTTTACCGAAACCGAGAGGTAATCACTTGTGGTTTTTCTTTGTACATAAACCATGCAGATGTTTTTCTTTAAAGCATTTGAAAAAACAATAGCTAAACGCAGACCGTTCAATGATTCCTTTGAAAAATCAATTGGAACTACAATACTTTTACTTTTCATAAAGTTAATTTTGACTTGATTTCAAGAGGCTAATATAAAAATATTTTTTTATTTAAAAATATTTATGTTTGTGAATTATAGAAAAAAGTATGAAATTTATTGTTAATTTTGTTTTTGTTTAATTTTTTTTATGAATGAAAATCTGAACACAGACCCGGAAAATCTGACACAAGTTGATAAGGAATTTGAAAAACTTCTGAGACCTTCGGCTTTTAATGATTTTGTTGGGCAAAGCCAGATTATAGAAAATCTAATAATTTTTGTAAGAGCTGCAAAACAAAGAAATGAAGCTCTTGACCATGTTCTTCTGCATGGTCCTCCCGGCTTGGGTAAAACAACACTTGCGTACATAATTGCGAATGAACTGAACGTAGGAATAAAAGTTTCATCAGGTCCTGTTTTAGATAAACCGGGTGACCTTGCGGGGTTACTTACCAACCTTGGTGAATTTGATGTTTTATTTATTGATGAAATACACCGCCTTAGTCCTGTTGTTGAAGAATATCTGTATTCGGCTATGGAGGATTATAAAATAGATATAATGATTGATACCGGACCTAATGCGAGAAGTGTTCAGTTAAAGCTGAATCCTTTTACATTAATCGGAGCAACTACACGTTCGGGTTTACTTACGGCTCCCCTTAGAGCAAGGTTCGGAATAACTTCACGTCTCGAATATTACGAATCAAAACTTCTGAAAAATATTATTAAACGCTCTGCGGGTATTTTAAATGTTCCATTACTTGAAACCGCAGCAGAAGAAATTTCCCGAAGAAGCCGCGGAACACCTCGTATTTCCAATGCATTGCTTAGAAGAATAAGAGATTTTGCCCAAATAAAAGGCGATGGCACCATTGATGAAAAAATAACACAATATGCTTTAAATGCACTGAATGTTGATGAACACGGTCTCGATGAAATGGATAATAAAATTCTCTCAACAATAATTGATAAATTTAGTGGAGGTCCTGTTGGGATTTCAACCATATCAACCGCTGTTGGCGAGGAAGCCGGTACTATAGAAGAAGTTTATGAACCATTTTTGATACAGGAGGGATACATTTCAAGAACGCCACGCGGAAGACAAGTTACTGAACTTGCTTATAAACATCTTGGAAGAAAATATAATAAACTTCAAAACGGTTTGTTCGGTTGAAAAAAATAAAATTTGCTAAGGGTAATATCGAAAACTACAATCATTTTTCGGGGTCATAAATAAGTTGCATAGTCACACTGTTTACTTTATTTTTAGAAAGCACTTCTTTGATTTTTTTCCTGAGTTTTTTTGTTTCACTCAGCATCATATCGCTTTTTAATTCAATATGACAAAATACCTGAATATCATTGTCGCCGAAATTTATTGCTTTTATTTTAAGTAAGTGTTTTACTTCAGGAAAAGCCTGTATTTCAAATTTAATTTTTGATAAACTTATGTCTTCGGGAACCGAATTCATAGCCGAAAAGAATGCCTGCTTTATTGAATAAAATGTTTCCCTGAAAATTAGTACAGCAATAAAAAAAGTTGCAATGGAATCAACAACGTAATTGTTGTAATAAAAAGAAAAAATTCCGCTGATAACCACTATTACCGAAGAGAATAATCCTAAAGTCTGGTTATTAAAAAAATGTTTGAGTTTTTGACTTTTTTTCGAACTCTTATATAAAAGAAGTATTGAAATAAGGTTTGCAAGAAATCCGGCAGAGCCGAATATAATAACTTTATGCACATCAATATTTCCCTCTGTATCAATTGCCCTGTATGCCTCAACCAAAAATAATGATGTTAAAACAATGAAAAGAATCGCTTTGAAAAAAATAATTATGATTTCAAGTCTTTTTATTTTTAAAGCCGTTTCAAAATTATCTTCGCGTTTGTTTTTTTTACTGATGGAATAATTTATTAAAATGGAAATTACGTAATCTAATTTTTTAAATGCATCTAATGATAATGCAATACTATTAGATAAAACACCAATTATAATTTGTACAACTGAACTAGAAAAATTAAAAATCAAACTTATGATTAAATTCGGATTGTAATAAATGGATTTGTTTCCATAATTACTGTGGTATATATGAGAATGCCCGTTGTTACCGTAGTTATTTTTGTTTTTATTGTCTGGCATTTGTTTTTATTTTTCGGAAACAAATTTATAAATATTTTTTTAACTCACTTAGTTGAAAAATTCCTTCATAAATAGCTTTACCTATAATTACTCCGTAAATATTTTGCTCTGCTGTTTTTTCAATATCATTTATTGAAGAGATTCCGCCGCTTGCAATGAGATTAATATTGGGAAAAGCGGCAATGATTTTTTTATACAAGTCAAATGAAGGTCCTTCAAGCATTCCGTCTTTGCTTATATCGGTGCATGTTACAAATTTTAAATTTTCACTTTCAAAACTTTTAATAAAATCAAAAATTGATATTTTTGTTTTCTCTTGCCAGCCGTGTATTGCAATATTTTCATCTTTTACATCGGCACTCAGAATTATTTTTTCATTTGAATATTTTTTGAGCAGGTTTTTAAAAAGCTCAGGTTGCTTTACTGCCATACTGCCTATATTTACCTGATTTGCTCCACAATCAAAAATAATTTCAATATCTTTTTCAGTTTGAATGCCTCCGCCAAAATCAATAAGCAAAGAAGTTTTTGAAACAATTTTTTCGAGAATATTGTAATTTACCACGCGTTTTTCTTTTGCTCCGTCCAAATCGACCAGATGCAAATATTGCAAGCCCGCATCTTCAAATTGTTTTGCAACTTCAAGAGGATTTGTGTTGTAAATTTTCTTTTGTGAATAATCACCTTTTGTAAGCCTTACACACTTTCCATCAATAATATCAATGGCGGGAAAAATTTTTAACATAATTCAATAAAATTTTTTAAAATTAAACTGCCTTCTTTACTGCTTTTTTCGGGATGAAACTGAACTGCGTAAAAATTGTTTTTATGCAAAGCAGCACTAAATGACAGAATATATTCGCAGCTTGCAATTGAATTTTCATTTAATTCGGCATAAAAACTGTGAACGAAATATACGTAACTTTCTTCAGTTAATCCTTTAAACAAAGGACTTTTTAGATTATAAATATTATTCCACCCTACGTGAGGAACTTTTTGTTTTGGCGGAAATAATTTTATTTTATTTTCAAAAATTCCAAGACACTTCGTTTCGTTTTCTTCCGAATATTTGCAAAGCAGCTGCATGCCGAGACAAATACCAAGTACTGGCTGTTTCAACGAAACAATAATTTCATCAAGTTTCGTTCTTTTCAGACATTCCATTGTGGTGCTTGCTTCGCCAACTCCGGGGAAAATAACTTTATCCGCACTTTTTATTTCCTCTGCATTGTCGGTAAGAACAGTATCTATTCCCAGTCCTTGCAAGGCAAAAACCACCGATTGTATATTTCCTGCATTATATTTTATTATTGCAATCTTCATTCAATTATTCGTTTGTTCATTTATTCGAATGTTCGTTTGTTCGAATGTTCAATTGTTCTTAGAGTTTTCCTTTTGTACTTGGAATATTTTTATTTTTCGGGTCTTTTTTTACAGCCATTTTAATTGATTTTGCAAATGCTTTAAAAATTGCCTCAATTTTATGATGTTCATTTTTACCTTCAGCTTTAATATTCAAATTACATTTTGCAGTATCGGTGAATGATTTGAAGAAATGATAAAACATCTCTGTCGGCATATCACCGATTTTTTCTCTTTTAAATTCGGCATTCCATTCAAGCCAGCTTCTGCCCGAAAAATCTATTGCAACCTGTGCAATGCTGTCGTCCATAGGTAATAAAAATCCATAACGTTCAATTCCTTTTTTATCACCGAGAGCTTTATTGAAAGCTTCTCCGAGTGCAAGTGCAGTGTCTTCAATAGTATGATGCTCGTCAACATGCGTATCGCCTTTCACAATAATTTCCAAATCCAGATTGCCGTGTTTGCCGATTTGTTCGAGCATGTGGTCAAAAAAACCAATGTCTGTTTTAATTTTTGATTTTCCTTGTCCATCAAGATTCAAAAAAATCTTTATATCGGTTTCTTTTGTCTTTCTTTCAACCTTTGACTGCCGCTTTAATTTTATTGTTGTGGATTTTTTCATAAAAAAATTTCAATGTCTGCAAAGGTAAGAAATTTTAAAACGAAGCAAAAAGCGAAAAAAAATATTGTGGAATTTTTTATGTTTAACAAATGGATTTCAAAATAATCTCACAGGATTTTTTAAT
This is a stretch of genomic DNA from Bacteroidales bacterium. It encodes these proteins:
- the rfbF gene encoding glucose-1-phosphate cytidylyltransferase; this encodes MKVVILAGGYGTRLSEETDLKPKPMVEIGGKPILWHIMKIYSHYGFNEFIICLGYKGYLIKEYFSNYFLHQSDLTIDLEKNKMEIHNSHAEKWKITLVDTGQNTMTGGRIKKIEKYVNNETFMLTYGDGIGDVNINELVSFHKKHKKSAAVTVVQPTGRFGIIKFDEKEEVNVFAFEEKPKGDNSWVNGGFFILEPKIFDYISDGDSTIWEKKPLETIAKDEQLVAYKHYGFWKPMDTLRDKIELEELWSKNKAPWKIWEK
- a CDS encoding SPOR domain-containing protein; this encodes MKHLTVFIFILFCFLKLYSQNEGNVEIIQDSKIDELVKLHINFNEHSKGINGYRIQIFFDSGNNARNKAEKVKHDFLNKYPDTQAYLLFQQPYFKIRVGDFRTRLDAERFLKTIETEFQNSFIVKDVINFPKL
- a CDS encoding universal stress protein, with the translated sequence MKSKSIVVPIDFSKESLNGLRLAIVFSNALKKNICMVYVQRKTTSDYLSVSVKEELEWAEAQFEEIIDKFKSKLKAGCKLNYKIRKGSIYEEVVNQAKYNDAYMIVCTTHGASGFEEFFMGSNAFRIVSASECPVLTIRKGICPSSITKIVLPIDTSEESRQKVPFACDLAELFKAELHVLCVSNSTSAETTKLLNAYLTQVSTYINNRKLQFQTKMITGSNIAKITMDYSELVKAELIVIMTEQETSTQNILLGTYAQQMVNRSNIPIITIRPEEKGKLNVFKY
- the ruvB gene encoding Holliday junction branch migration DNA helicase RuvB, whose amino-acid sequence is MNENLNTDPENLTQVDKEFEKLLRPSAFNDFVGQSQIIENLIIFVRAAKQRNEALDHVLLHGPPGLGKTTLAYIIANELNVGIKVSSGPVLDKPGDLAGLLTNLGEFDVLFIDEIHRLSPVVEEYLYSAMEDYKIDIMIDTGPNARSVQLKLNPFTLIGATTRSGLLTAPLRARFGITSRLEYYESKLLKNIIKRSAGILNVPLLETAAEEISRRSRGTPRISNALLRRIRDFAQIKGDGTIDEKITQYALNALNVDEHGLDEMDNKILSTIIDKFSGGPVGISTISTAVGEEAGTIEEVYEPFLIQEGYISRTPRGRQVTELAYKHLGRKYNKLQNGLFG
- a CDS encoding cation diffusion facilitator family transporter; the encoded protein is MPDNKNKNNYGNNGHSHIYHSNYGNKSIYYNPNLIISLIFNFSSSVVQIIIGVLSNSIALSLDAFKKLDYVISILINYSISKKNKREDNFETALKIKRLEIIIIFFKAILFIVLTSLFLVEAYRAIDTEGNIDVHKVIIFGSAGFLANLISILLLYKSSKKSQKLKHFFNNQTLGLFSSVIVVISGIFSFYYNNYVVDSIATFFIAVLIFRETFYSIKQAFFSAMNSVPEDISLSKIKFEIQAFPEVKHLLKIKAINFGDNDIQVFCHIELKSDMMLSETKKLRKKIKEVLSKNKVNSVTMQLIYDPEK
- the hisA gene encoding 1-(5-phosphoribosyl)-5-[(5-phosphoribosylamino)methylideneamino]imidazole-4-carboxamide isomerase, coding for MLKIFPAIDIIDGKCVRLTKGDYSQKKIYNTNPLEVAKQFEDAGLQYLHLVDLDGAKEKRVVNYNILEKIVSKTSLLIDFGGGIQTEKDIEIIFDCGANQVNIGSMAVKQPELFKNLLKKYSNEKIILSADVKDENIAIHGWQEKTKISIFDFIKSFESENLKFVTCTDISKDGMLEGPSFDLYKKIIAAFPNINLIASGGISSINDIEKTAEQNIYGVIIGKAIYEGIFQLSELKKYL
- the hisH gene encoding imidazole glycerol phosphate synthase subunit HisH, which gives rise to MKIAIIKYNAGNIQSVVFALQGLGIDTVLTDNAEEIKSADKVIFPGVGEASTTMECLKRTKLDEIIVSLKQPVLGICLGMQLLCKYSEENETKCLGIFENKIKLFPPKQKVPHVGWNNIYNLKSPLFKGLTEESYVYFVHSFYAELNENSIASCEYILSFSAALHKNNFYAVQFHPEKSSKEGSLILKNFIELC